One stretch of Podospora pseudoanserina strain CBS 124.78 chromosome 4, whole genome shotgun sequence DNA includes these proteins:
- the PCK1 gene encoding kinase C-like protein (COG:G; EggNog:ENOG503NVNR), which produces MLSSRLIGSALFTGPTSLYILTPLPRVCLISTSRSTPAAYPIRSVRSIHSGCQPCRKWIAHKPPSSSSSQLPCSLSTLSPNLSQHDGREKHLRTMNDPVARTASPYTDPSVKGPRSHLLSSQRPSTKPSDMLVNTVNKTGLHPGGVVPHHEHTELEEELHEKAHIDYNRVAIIANPSVAALYEDALVYETGTAITSSGALTAYSGKKTGRSPSDKRVVKEPSSENEIWWGPVNKPMTPEVWKINRERAIDYLNTRNRIYVVDGYAGWDEKYRIKVRVVCARAYHALFMRNMLIRPSREELEHFHPDYTIYNAGSFPANRYTEGMTSGTSVAINFAEKEMVILGTEYAGEMKKGVFTVMFYEGPVKHNILTLHSSANEGKDGDVTLFFGLSGTGKTTLSADPNRALIGDDEHVWSDTGVFNIEGGCYAKTVGLSAEKEPDIYNAIKYGSVLENVIFDPETRIVDYDDVTLTENTRCAYPIEYINNAKIPCLSNNHPKNIILLTCDARGVLPPISKLNSAQTMFHFISGYTSKMAGTEDGILEPQATFSSCFAQPFLALHPMRYAKMLAQKIEAHGANAWLLNTGWVGAGFSQGGKRCPLKYTRAILDAIHSGELAKVEYENYGVFNLQVPKTCPGVPDELLNPQNAWTAGADSFKAEVTKLGGLFLENFKKYESEATDDVRAAAPVV; this is translated from the exons ATGCTGTCGTCACGCCTCATTGGATCTGCCCTGTTTACGGGCCCCACGTCTTTATATATTCTCACTCCTCTGCCTCGGGTCTGTCTTATCAGCACTTCCCGGTCAACACCTGCCGCATACCCCATACGCTCCGTACGCTCCATACACTCCGGTTGTCAACCCTGCAGAAAGTGGATTGCCCACAAGCCCCCATCGTCAAGCTCGTCCCAGCTCCCGTGTTCCCTGTCGACGCTCAGCCCAAACCTAAGCCAACACGACGGCCGCGAAAAGCACTTAAGAACCATGAACGACCCCGTTGCCAGAACCGCATCTCCCTACACTGATCCATCCGTCAAAGGCCCTCGCAGccatcttctttcttctcaacGTCCCTCGACCAAACCATCCGACA TGCTCGTCAACACAGTAAACAAGACCGGCCTCCATCCCGGCGGTGTCGTTCCTCACCACGAGCAcaccgagctcgaggaggagctccaCGAGAAGGCTCACATCGACTACAACCGTGttgccatcatcgccaacccATCAGTGGCCGCCCTCTACGAGGATGCTTTGGTCTACGAGACCGGCACTGCCATCACCTCCAGCGGTGCTCTTACCGCCTACTCCGGCAAGAAGACTGGCCGCTCTCCATCAGACAAGCGTGTCGTCAAGGAGCCATCTTCCGAGAACGAAATCTG GTGGGGCCCTGTCAACAAGCCCATGACTCCTGAG GTCTGGAAGATCAACCGTGAGCGTGCCATCGACTACCTCAACACCAGAAATCGCATCTACGTCGTTGACGGCTATGCCGGCTGGGACGAGAAGTACCGCATCAAGGTCCGCGTTGTCTGCGCCCGCGCCTACCATGCCCTCTTCATGCGCAACATGCTCATCCGCCCCTCGCGCGAGGAGCTCGAGCACTTCCACCCCGACTACACCATCTACAATGCCGGTTCCTTCCCCGCCAACCGCTACACTGAGGGTATGACCTCGGGCACCTCGGTCGCCATCAACTttgccgagaaggagatggtcATCCTCGGTACCGAGTACGCGGGCGAGATGAAGAAGGGTGTCTTCACCGTCATGTTCTACGAGGGCCCCGTCAAGCACAACATCCTGACCCTCCACTCCTCGGCCAACGAGGGCAAGGACGGCGACgtcaccctcttcttcggTCTCTCCGGCACCGGCAAGACCACCCTCTCTGCCGACCCCAACCGCGCCCTTATCGGTGACGACGAGCACGTCTGGTCCGACACCGGTGTCTTCAACATCGAGGGCGGCTGCTACGCCAAGACGGTCGGTCTgtcggccgagaaggagCCGGATATCTACAACGCCATCAAGTACGGCTCCGTCCTCGAGAACGTCATCTTTGACCCCGAGACCAGGATCGTCGACTACGACGACGTCACCCTGACCGAGAACACGCGCTGCGCCTACCCGATCGAGtacatcaacaacgccaagATCCCCTGCCTgtccaacaaccaccccaagaacatcatcctcctgacCTGCGACGCCCGCGGCGTCCTCCCGcccatctccaagctcaactcGGCCCAGACAATGTTCCACTTCATTTCCGGTTACACCTCCAAGATGGCCGGCACCGAAGACGGCATCCTCGAGCCCCAGGCGACTTTCTCGTCTTGCTTCGCCCAGCCCTTCCTCGCTCTGCATCCCATGCGCTACGCAAAGATGCTCGCGCAAAAGATCGAGGCCCACGGCGCCAACGCCTGGCTGCTCAACACCGGCTGGGTGGGCGCCGGTTTCTCCCAGGGCGGCAAGCGCTGCCCGCTCAAGTACACGCGCGCCATCCTCGACGCGATCCACTCTGGcgagctggccaaggtggAGTATGAGAACTATGGTGTTTTCAACCTGCAGGTTCCCAAGACTTGCCCCGGCGTGCCTGACGAGCTGTTGAATCCTCAGAATGCCTGGACTGCGGGGGCCGACAGCTTCAAGGCTGAGGTTACCAAGCTTGGTGGGCTTTTCTTGGAGAATTTCAAAAAGTATGAGAGCGAGGCTACGGATGATGTGAGGGCTGCTGCGCCGGTTGTTTAA
- a CDS encoding hypothetical protein (COG:I; COG:Q; EggNog:ENOG503NYGE) has protein sequence MGLFLGSAHYLLAGVVFALLVRALLGKKAIRRNGEPLRNPPDTLPLVGNGIQFLQPRWNLLSWFNKCQRQFGYETLALTVPTLPPGVLIHDPKNLDYVFKHEGLFTKGNFVKTRSWDLFGNGIINADGAFWKLQRKAGLSFLNTANLRVLTDVALPQYLSESVKELEAAKPDQVVDLQDVFHEITTKLMGKMAYNMEMHFSSPFSSSFDHASGCTAQRFQNPLYPLTEFFFGHKFRQSISTVKKFGLEIVSRAMRDAKSISSSPPPSTSPDDEKLDSISGSLIHSLLSAIPDSPSTVADAALTYLSAGRDTTGQALTWTFYLLLSHPEVLSKIRDEVRGVLAREQAPLDTTSSSLPFSPAVLTPLSAPYSLAVFYESLRLYPPIPFEIRQAQAATTLPDGTFLPKDSVLVWCLWAMQRSRLTWGEDADQFRPERWLDENGTIKHKGAAEFPVFYGGARSCLGRKMAEGIAVQVIPVVAWGWEFEGLGKEDKRGGVGIA, from the exons ATGGGCCTCTTTCTAGGCTCGGCGCATTACCTCCTCGCGGGGGTAGTCTTCGCGCTGCTAGTCCGCGCACTCCTAGGAAAGAAGGCCATACGACGCAACGGGGAGCCTCTACGAAACCCACccgacaccctccccctcgtgGGCAACGGTATTCAATTCCTCCAGCCCCGCTGGAACCTCCTCAGCTGGTTCAACAAATGCCAGCGCCAATTCGGCTACGAGACCCTCGCCCTCACAgtcccaaccctccccccaggcGTGCTCATCCACGATCCCAAAAACCTCGACTACGTCTTCAAGCACGAAGGTCTCTTCACCAAAGGCAACTTTGTCAAAACCCGCTCCTGGGACCTTTTCGGCAATGGCATCATCAATGCGGACGGTGCCTTTTGGAAACTCCAGCGCAAAGCCGGCCTAAGCTTTCTCAACACGGCCAACCTACGGGTCTTGACCGATGTGGCTCTCCCGCAGTATTTGTCTGAGAGcgtcaaggagctcgaggcgGCCAAGCCAGACCAGGTGGTGGATCTGCAGGATGTTTTTCATGAGATTACCACCAAGCTTATGGGGAAGATGGCTTACAAT ATGGAAATGcacttctcctcccccttctcctcctccttcgacCACGCCTCGGGCTGCACAGCCCAGCGcttccaaaaccccctctACCCCCTAACGGAATTCTTTTTTGGCCACAAGTTCCGCCAATCCATCTCCACCGTCAAAAAATTCGGCCTCGAAATTGTGTCCCGCGCCATGCGAGACGCCAAATCCATTTCCTCTtccccgccgccttccaCCTCGCCCGATGACGAGAAACTAGACTCCATCTCAGGATCACTAATCCATTCCCTCTTGTCCGCAATCCCcgactccccctccaccgtcgcCGACGCGGCCTTGACGTACCTCTCCGCAGGCCGTGACACCACAGGCCAGGCACTAACCTGGACGTTTTACTTGCTGCTCTCTCACCCAGAAGTTTTGTCCAAAATCCGAGACGAGGTCAGGGGTGTTCTTGCTAGAGAACAAGCCCCGCTTGAcactacctcctcctcccttcccttttcccccgCAGTCCTGACCCCCCTTTCAGCACCTTACTCTCTCGCAGTCTTTTACGAATCCCTCCGCCTTtacccccccatcccgttTGAGATTCGCCAAGCCCAGGCAGCTACCACACTCCCAGACGGGACGTTTCTCCCAAAGGACAGCGTGCTGGTGTGGTGTCTCTGGGCTATGCAGAGGAGCAGGCTGACCTGGGGGGAGGACGCGGATCAGTTTAGACCGGAGAGGTGGCTGGATGAAAATGGGACAATCAAACACAAGGGCGCGGCCGAGTTTCCGGTTTTTTACGGGGGGGCGAGGAGTTGTTTGGGAAGAAAAATGGCCGAGGGGATTGCGGTGCAGGTTATTCCTGTTGTggcttgggggtgggagtttgaggggcttgggaaggaggacaagagaggaggagtggggaTAGCTTGA
- a CDS encoding hypothetical protein (EggNog:ENOG503P0VN) — protein sequence MVPPIPPHPHASRPNSSLDNPHPPPPILLPARIVARLLSHHFGPSIHNYTFIDFCAGAGGPTPSIEKHLNASISTSPPSYAEAATAPPPVQFILTDLHPHPALWSAAASASPNLSYVSSSVDASNVPQHLINDQKQKGKKVFRLFNLAFHHFDDTLARKILRNTLETSDGFGIFELQDRSLSGFLACCLFGLGAMVMAPYYAFLWGAPLVLVWTYLVPALPAVLVFDGWMSSLRTRTVGEVKDLMGSCGLGEGEIRKWEVRSGTERFIPGVGYVNWIIVTRKGSQE from the exons ATG GTTCCCCCAATTCCTCCGCACCCACATGCAAGCCGCCCTAACAGCAGCCTGGACAacccacatccccctcctccaatcctcctccccgcccgcATCGTCGCCcgtctcctctcccaccacttcGGCCCCTCTATTCACAACTACACCTTCATCGACTTTTgcgccggcgccggcggccCAACCCCCTCGATAGAGAAACACCTCAACGCCTCCatttccacctcccctccctcctacGCCGAAGCAGCCACCGCCCCCCCACCGGTCCAATTCATCCTCACCgacctccacccccacccgGCCCTCTggtccgccgccgcctctgcGTCCCCTAACCTGTCTTATGTCTCGTCTTCTGTCGACGCGAGCAACGTCCCCCAGCACTTGATCAATGACCAGAAGCaaaaagggaagaaggttTTCAGATTGTTCAACCTTGCCTTTCACCACTTTGACGACACCCTCGCGAGGAAAATCCTCCGAAACACGCTCGAGACCAGCGACGGGTTTGGCATCTTTGAACTGCAGGACCGGTCTCTGTCGGGGTTTTTGGCGTGCTGTTTGTTCGGTCTTGGGGCGATGGTCATGGCGCCTTACTATGCTTTTTTGTGGGGGGCTccgttggtgctggtgtggACGTATCTGGTGCCGGCGCTGCCGGCGGTGTTGGTTTTTGATGGGTGGATGTCTAGTCTCAGGACGAggacggtgggggaggtgaaggattTAATGGGGAGTTgcgggttgggggagggggaaataAGGAAGTGGGAGGTTAGGAGTGGGACGGAGAGGTTTATTCCTGGGGTGGGGTATGTCAATTGGATTATTgtgacgaggaaggggagtcAGGAGTAG
- the CDC31 gene encoding Calcium-binding component of the spindle pole body (SPB) half-bridge (EggNog:ENOG503P2QQ; COG:D; COG:Z), translating into MASSSNPGRGAIQYATPSREDYSKLSDEQKTRVSEAFDLFDSNKDSYLSYEEFRFVLRALGFELPKAQTFDLLIRHGQKPPSWTHDQDCPPIYRLFSLPVVQAIAGTLIRQRDPREELRRAFRLFDVDGKGMITQDDLRRVSKQVGNNIPDADIIAMVEEFDASGKGGVDEDEFLRLMMSKK; encoded by the exons atggcctcctcctccaaccccggccGCGGCGCAATCCAATACGCCACCCCCTCAAGAGAAGACTACAGCAAGCTCTCCGACGAGCAAAAAACACGCGTCAGCGAAGCC TTCGACCTCTTCGACTCGAACAAAGACTCCTACCTCTCCTACGAAGAGTTCCGCTTCGTCCTCCGCGCCCTCGGCTTCGAGCTCCCCAAAGCCCAGACCTtcgacctcctcatccgccaTGGCCAGAAACCCCCCTCCTGGACCCACGACCAGGACTGCCCCCCCATCTACCGCCTCTTCAGCCTCCCCGTCGTCCAGGCCATCGCCGGCACGCTAATACGGCAGCGGGATCCCCGGGAAGAGCTGAGAAGAGCGTTCAGACTGTTTGACGTGGACGGAAAGGGCATGATCACACAAGACGACCTGAGACGAGTGAGCAAACAAGTCGGGAACAACATACCGGACGCGGACATCATCGccatggtggaggagtttgacgcGAGTGGCAAGGGGGGTGTGGACGAGGATGAGTttttgaggttgatgatgtccaAGAaataa
- a CDS encoding hypothetical protein (EggNog:ENOG503P0SY; COG:S) produces the protein MVKRKRGDDDSSLNVSAVFFKHRDEVFRAIKNAKGRERQRQSKRLKDAKSTPDKKARIEKEIVVLNSLDLHQTAHAHLCSSLLRVKSIAEHEKLPNEIKSGVPKPELTEEERAALHNVTSALYSHAGVKEAVAKALVDVCKALGVSVPEKKGRGKKERREEKEGVKETSEPKKAKSDKKEKKEKDTKQDKVKDLPVADDSEGEDEDINYGEDVDETVVSRMADLLGSSSEDEDDEEEKMKLAKRQTKTKKALPKELDPMEITSDEEGGDEADSDDDSDDDLDPMQITDDEADEENDNEESEDEFGGFSDSNQSSASDSDSEEEKEEEDQQSDASSSAQSPPPKKSKRAAKAEVNGSTFLPSLMGGYISGSESASDVDLAPTRKNRRGQRARQAIWEKKFKEQAKHLKKQQEKRDSGWDLKRGAVDGDNKPWKKGIKNPFKATGANDVAVKKEEEPPKKDRKRDDLGTLHPSWEARRLAKEKEKLTAPFEGKKITFD, from the exons atggttAAACGAAAGCGCGGTGATGACGACTCCTCCCTCAATGTCTCTGCTGTGTTTTTCAAGCATCGCGACGAGGTCTTCCGCGCCATCAAGAACGCCAAAGGCCGCGAGCGCCAGCGACAGAGCAAACGGTTGAAGGATGCGAAGTCGACCCCGGATAAGAAGGCGAGGATAGAGAAGGAGATTGTTGTTCTTAAC TCCCTGGACCTTCACCAAACCGCCCATGCCCACCTTTGCTCGTCCCTCCTCCGAGTCAAGAGTATCGCCGAACATGAGAAGCTACCAAACGAGATCAAAAGCGGTGTACCGAAACCTGAGCTcaccgaggaggaaagaGCGGCGTTGCACAATGTCACCAGCGCGCTGTACAGTCATGCGGGCGTGAAAGAGGCGGTGGCTAAGGCGCTGGTAGATGTCTGCAAGGCGCTGGGTGTTTCCGTtccggagaagaagggcagggggaagaaggagaggcgtgaagagaaggagggagtaAAAGAAACGTCAGAgccgaagaaggcgaagagcgacaagaaggaaaagaaagagaaggatACCAAACaggacaaggtcaaggaccTCCCAGTAGCAGATGACAgcgagggagaggacgaggataTCAACTACGGAGAAGATGTAGACGAAACTGTCGTCTCCCGCATGGCCGACCTCCTCGGCTCAAGCtcagaagacgaagacgacgaagaagagaagatgaAGCTCGCAAAAcgccaaaccaaaacaaagaaAGCACTACCAAAAGAGCTGGATCCAATGGAAATCACGTCCGACGAAGAAGGTGGCGACGAGGCAGATTCCGACGACGATTCCGATGACGACCTCGACCCGATGCAAATAACCGACGATGAGGCCGACGAAGAAAACGACAATGAGGAAAGCGAGGACGAATTTGGCGGCTTCAGTGATTCCAACCAAAGCTCAGCCAgtgacagcgacagcgaagaagaaaaggaagaggaagaccaACAAAGCGACGCCTCGTCATCGGCACAGtctccgccgccaaagaAGAGCAAAAGAGCCGCCAAGGCCGAAGTAAACGGCTCAACCTTTCTGCCGTCCCTAATGGGAGGCTACATTTCGGGTTCGGAATCAGCCTCGGACGTCGACCTCGCTCCCACCCGCAAGAACCGCCGTGGTCAGCGGGCGAGACAGGCCATCTGGGAAAAGAAGTTTAAGGAACAGGCCAAGCACCTTAAGAAGCAGCAGGAAAAGCGGGATTCGGGCTGGGATCTGAAGAGGGGTGCTGTGGATGGAGACAACAAGCCGTGGAAGAAGGGTATCAAGAACCCCTTCAAGGCTACGGGTGCGAACGATGTggctgtcaagaaggaggaggagccgccgAAGAAGGATAGGAAGAGAGATGATCTTGGCACGTTGCATCCCAGttgggaggcgaggaggttggccaaggagaaggagaagcttACTGCTCCGTTTGAGGGGAAGAAGATCACTTTTGACTAA